The genomic stretch CGATCTAGAACCGCTGGCTTCGGAGGATTGTTACATAGCGATCTTAGAGTTGACGAGCACAGTGAAAGAGGATCAAAGGCTGTATCATGTTATCGTAGAGAACGATCGTGGCAGTGACAGACGAGCACTCATGCTGAAAGTCGACGAGCCCGGCCAGGTAAATACCGCAGATGTAACGCTTTACGTACTTATTTTCCCTCCCCAAACGCCTCGTTGTCTAAAATATAAGCTCTTTTCGTAGACGAACTAAGCGCTTGCACGTCGGGAAAACTCTTTGTCGACTCCAATGCGTGAATCGCGCGATCCATGCGAGAGGTGTTGCGAATTTCGCCGCGTGATCGACGTAGATACAAATAAACGTGTTAAAGGACTACCGGAATTTAAATCAACGTTCGCGAGAGATGTTTCGGGTGCGCGATGCGTATGGAATATATATTCTTTGTCCCCAGATCCCGCTCGTTATCGGCGCGGTGGCCGGATTCACGGTGCTCTCGGTACTGATAATGGGATTCGTTTGTTTCCTACGTTCGGATAGATGCTGCGTGGCCAGAAACACAGTACCGGCGTTGCAGCAAGTGCATTGGTAAGCACACGATATTACGTTGTACGGTGATTTATATGCGAGTAGACGGCGCCGTGGATCACGCGCGATGCTCCAATATTGTGTACATTTGACCAGAACCGCGCTGGAGTATCTCCGAATTTGCATATGCAGGAATACGGGATTTTTGTCccggaacaaaaaaaaaagatatctatcttttttacattttttttacgtctctTGTTACATATCGAATAAATGAATAATGcgcgacagaaaaaaaaaaagaaagaaaattctcaaaaataccgaaatattatttataaaaaattataattaacacgtttgttaaataattgaaGAAAAGGCTGTaagaaaagtatatttataaaatcgtcTTTTGTTCTAAAGCGCCTCTTTGAAAGGATATTTTATGATAGCGTTGTTAATCAAAATTATCTAGCAGATGGGTTACGTAGATTTGAGTTTCTTTTCAATCCAAGCGAGCCAAGGGATCTCTTTAAAAGGATTATCCGAAAAGCATTGCTTCGCGTATCGTGCGGGATAGGTACGCAAAGCGTCTAATGAAACGAACCCCGGAATGATACCCGCCGTATTCCTACAGTACAAAGGCTTCCAACGCTATGATAGAGGATCCGCGCTTGGCGGTGGATACGATGGATCGCACGAGTCAGCAGTTCGTCCCGGAGAAACGAGCCAATCACGTTCTAAAACCCGTCCCATCGCAGCAATACCAGCAAGAGTGTTATCAGCACGACCCGCAACACCAGCAGCAACATTATCAGAGGCATCATCACCATGGACAGCCTCACGGGCAATATACGCTACAGGTCAGTTAAGTTGAaagtacaatatttaaaaaatacaacaaGATAAATGAAACTTATGCTCTCGTGCAACGCGTAGCCGAAACTCGACGGTGCTTctcgttatcttttattttatatatatatatattttttttttgtccctttttttccctcgcttctcaattaattatttgtcacCTGCCGTTGCTTCTAAATTCCAAATAAACTTTCGCATCACCTTCCTACGCGATTGCCGGTGATTAAAACGCAGATTATTTtgcacacattttttttaatactataacgatttttttttttagagtttcgagagaaaaaattttgaattttgaaTATGCGTGAGAATGTTCCTGAATGTAGATTAAAACTTTTGTTAAAAGATGAATTCTTTCGTTTTGAAATGCAATTTTGTGGTGATTGATAATTTTATGGGAACatttagattaataaaaaaataaaaataaaagtgcatATTTTTCACGTTCTACTGGCATGCAAGATTTacctatttttatttgcgtaaaGCATATCAGCATTCACCGCAAAGATTTTGCATCTACCTTCGATTTTCCTGCACTATCAGATAGTACATTGCCAGAGCATTAACCATCCCTGCTTTTAGACAAGATCCTTTTTTCACTAGCTTATTTTGCGCTGCACTCGCCCAAACGTAGCCACCTGACCGAAGCACGTGCGTTTAAAATGAATCGATGTACTCGTGAAGGCAAAACTGCAAGTGCATGCAATTTGACTTTATTACGAAACGTCCGGATTAAACGTAACAATTTAACTCGTATCGTTAAGTCGATATTAATGCCTGTCTTTAATGTGCCGGattatttttcgataattGTCGAATTtccttattattattattatatataaattttttttttactttcgagGGCTCGTtaagtaaaagatataaagacgaacaatgtaaaataaaattttttttttaatattgacgCGTCTCGCACGTTCGAAAATGTTCATTAATTGAATCAATGAGCGAGCACTCTTGGCGCAGGAAAAATTCCTTCTACAAGACGAAGAACGGGACACGCTAAATCGGATTAAAAAAGGCAAGGAACGAGGAGCGCAAACTTTCCACCTTTTCTCCCGGAAAGATCTCGAgggttttatatataaataaaatattgtatttattcCCGACACACACGACCAACGTGGAGATGTATAAATATAGACACACGTTACGTTTTAATATACCCAACATACTCTATTGGGTCGTCCAAAAATTTGTTGATACTTCACGCTAGGGATCtccaatcttttttttctcaagagGGCccaattaaaatctttataacgatccgaataacttttatttttgcaaagtcaattaaaataaaatatctaagtTCAAACgtacttttatattacaaaagtaTAATGCAGCGACAGTCAaaccgtaaaataaaaaaataaaaaaagagtaaactgaattatatatatttacaattacataAGTTTGTGCTTCTACATACAGATAAAATAATGTCGGAAATTCTTGGCAGACAGCCCACGAGCTGTTAGTTTGGAGATCCCTATCTCTTACCGATGAAAGTAATTAACGCGCACGCCATCCTTActcgcgtttttattttttttttttgtcgcgtgCTAAAGTTTATTACGATGTTAAGAtcgttatataatataactaTACGATTATTATGGGAGACGACACCATCCATTAGCGAATCGCGCAAGAAGTTTTTAGACGATCCAACGTTAAATTACAATACGTATGCGGCGACACGAGGCGCCGCCcgcgcaagcatcgaacgcATCACGTTCTCCGATCGCGATAGTCGCTTGAGTGATTTATGCGCTCGGTAGGATGTATTACGCATGCATTTGGTTGCATCTAGTTCCCGGGTGTCCCTCCACCAATTACCGCTGTGTCCttgtttgtaatttaatttagatagATGTGTACATAAGTAGAGCGTGTCGACGATAATGCCGCCTCGCCGTCTTACTCGGTTGATTGAAAGCGCGCGATTCCGTCCGTGAGTCGCGTCCCGTCCTTGTAAAAAGTAACCGGATTAAGCATGAATTGAGTGGAATTCATTACGGCTGAAATTGAAACGCTTAATCGTAAACTGAATTCCTATCAATTCTCCTGCCGAGTCTCTCGGCTCGCCTATCTCGGTGGGAGGGTCGCCTCATCTCGTTTCTGTTCTGATTTCGCTTGCATCCAGAAAGGAGTGTATTCCCTGCAGCCGCGCTTCCCGAGGGACTCAAGAACGTAAGACTGAGCACGACCGAGATCGCCGAATTTACGTTCGCAGTTAGCAGCTCCCTTAATGACGGACGGCCGATCGCGCACCGGGATCACCCCAGTCGTTTCTCGAGAACCTTACACGATTATAAAAGCCAGAATAgttgtaataaattgttacgCCGAAACTCGTTACTGCCATACATTACTCATACTGCCACTGTTCGGAAATTATAGGCGCGATTAAGGAAATATCGATACTGCCAGACGTAACTTTattctcgtattttttttttttttttccaccgtctttgttaaaaattatcaacgtTATCACGCTGGTAAGCGTTGCGAACTAATCGTCGAAGACCACAGTTTAAAGGGCGTTTGTATCATAGATACTAATTAGCGATCGAAACTATGCTCATTAAGATTTAACGGCGATATGTTGCTATCTATCAAACACACTAAGTGCATATGTACATACgcatatacatacgtataccCATTTAGATCACGATCTAACGTACGAATCGTTGTCCAATTAATGAAAGTCTGACGTTCAACGGCGACGTGTAATCGCTCGTGTGCGTACGTGACGTTCGCGTCGATGCGCTTACACGACGGCGTTGCGGAGAGAATAGCTCGAATAACTGGCAGTGATTCGATTCGCAGTTGTATAGTAGCCGtatacgaattatttattgattcgACAGAAGCTCCCGAATGAATGGGAGAACCAAACTGTACAGATTGTTTCAGGACGCGTCGACCAACGTGCGAGCATGTCGGAATTGCATTTTGTATGTACCCCTGCACTTGGCGAGATTATGTACAGAGGAACTTCCCTGCCGATTACTTTCTGGTACTTTCATACTAACTCGAATACGGCGCGCCACATTGTTTACCGTTACCTCGATCGTCCTACTAAGATTAGCTGATACGTTATGTCTCCTGTTGTCATCGTCACTAATTAAGTCCGAGGCGAACACCACTGACTTTGTAATCGGATTATAACGATATGGGACTCGACTGCACGACGTACGAGATGGTACGATGGAGTTGCGAGGTCCCTTTCGTGTATAAAGTTGTCATCATTAAAAAGTGATCGCACATATTGGTGCCATTGTCATCGCTCACCTATATCCCGATCCTGTCTACGAGATACGTCGGAAATTCTTTTCAACATTCtgatctctttcttttttcaacgAAATACACGAATTATTATACGAGCCGCTAATTTGCAAATTGATTGACTCCGCGGAACAGAAAATAGAGGCGGGTTGTGACACATATTGATGTTCAGTATTAGTCGAGGgcttgtattaaaattaaaaaaaagaaaaacaatttttttaatatctttaagtGGAGTTAAATCACTTTGGCTTGTAAACGGCTCATATGCtacgtattaattaatgcgTTGTTGCGTATGAAATTATTccacgtttatttttatcttgttgTAAGAATTATTTGTCGCGATATATTTCTCATAgccatttataaaataattattacgtttgtACTTGTATCTATGTAAAGTCATGTACGTTTCTTGATACGTACacacgtattatatttttctctcggtgCGAGCGAATAATTGATAACTTGGATgtatgttaaaatttttgtcgatttattttaaatatatatatattttttttttttaatttatttctaatttttttcacacatTTTCACACAAAAGTTTTTCACACAAAAAAACTTTTTGCAcgcataaattaattgtataaacaattgtagatttttttaaaataattttttatggcttaaataaaatcaactgGTTAAAGAAGCTCATTTCACAGATAAGCAGAGATTCTCTGGGAATTTAATTGCAGCTGACAACAGTTAACATCCTGCCGGATTCTGATAACATGTTATATTACAccaaagaggaagagaagagtCTCAGTATATGCTTCGACTATACGCACGCCGATTACTCGTCAGTGGAGCTTATTCATTCGTGATTAATACGcatttaagtatattttaaaattatgcattttttacgctttatatttatttttgttgttcTACACGACGGACTGATTAACGAAGCTCTGTGTATGTCACCTTTTATACCTGGATCTTTGAttccatctaaaaaaaattgtagcaGGCTCGTTAGGTAAAAACTGAATTACCAGTTATCGTCTatctttatcaattattaatactgATAATGTCATATAATTAAGCGGATTACTATCGCTAAAGCAACGCTCGCGTACAGTTTTCTAGAAACGATGCATGTCCCGTACTTGGAGACTTACCGAGAAAAGACATGGGGTATCTTTTACAAAACTCGTGCCCGATGGAATTACAGAATCGAGGTAAGTTCTTGAATACACTTGAAATCTTCGAGCACTAAAAACCcccgtttaaaaaaaaaaataagaaaaaaaaaattttaaaaaacgtaCTTGTATTTTCACTTAAAGACACCGTTCATCGTTTCGTCCCAAACTTTTTAATACTCTTTGACATCGTtgaagtaaatattaatacactGTACGTATACAATATTTCGTTTTCCTTCGCAGACTAGAAGATCGTGGAGAGCGGAGAACATCTGCTGTGATGGATATAAATTAGAAACCAAATTTGTTCACGAATCATTAAGCTTGGGCCCATTATTTAGGTATTTATAGTTAAATTTGTGCTCTGATTGGCAGAAATATGTTCATGTGGTTAGTATTACTAAAATTATAGTAAGAATGACCATACCATAAATGTGATATTCTTGactacatattatttaattatacaattatagtaaaaaaatacttaacatttttctttcagtGAGGTGCAGAAAACGTGCGAGCCGATTTGCGAGCCCGACTGCGGAAACGGGACGTGCGTGCTTCCGAACGTGTGCTCTTGCTACGCTGGCTACGCCGAACATcaagataaaatatacttcGACAAAGCTGATTTTCACCAAAAAAACTTCGGCTGTGTTCCTGTGTGCTTGCGTTCTTGCGTGAACGGCAGATGCGTCGCCCCCGAGATTTGCGGCTGTAACAATGGATATCAATTGAGTGACGATGATCATTATACCTGTAAGCCCATCTGCAGTAGTAAGTGTGGAAAAACTGCGACATCATACTGTTTAGAACCCGATCACTGTGTCTGTTTGAAAGGGTGGCGTATGTCACAATCAACTGATGTAGGTAGACAAGTATCTCGTTTATTTCTTGAACTTAaacttgaatttattattgttgaaaatttaaaatgtataatattaattttattatttgaatttgtTAGCACCgcaggaaagagaaaaaaagaaaaatataatatgtttaGGAGTGCGAGCCTATTTGTAGCAGGGATTGCGTCAACGGCATCTGCGTGTCACCCGACATCTGCTACTGCAAAGAAGGTTACGAGCTCGATCCACACGACCAATTCACGTGCAAGCCCGTGTGCGAGGACAAGTGCGTCTACGGGAAGTGCACCGCACCTAACGTGTGCACATGCGACGACGGGTACTCGCTGGCTACCCCGAGCATCTGCGAGCCGATCTGCAGTGAAGGTTGCGTTAACGGGGTTTGCATAGCGCCAGAAAGCTGCTTCTGCTACCCCGGCTACGGGTTTCTGGAAAACAAGTACTTTTGTGAGCCAGTGTGCGAGAAGGCCTGCCTGAACGGACAGTGCACCAAGCCGGACGTGTGCATGTGCAACAATGGATTTCAACTGTCTGGCGACGAAACGGAGCAGCACATCTGTAAACCTCGTTGCGACATGCCCTGCGAACCCTTCGGCAAGTGTACCGCGCCAAACGTCTGCACCTGCGAAGAAGGATATCGTTTGATCGACAAAACGTTGAACCGTACCGGATCAAACGTTAGTacttaaacaattaaaatatatgtatgctaaaatattttattattaaatcctAATCAACGCTTTTtgataacgttattaaaaatttaatttttgtttaatattattttaaaaaacgtaaGGAATTTTTTTAGGAATCTTTTACTGAAAGCTCGGTTTGCGAGCCGATCTGCGAATTTGAATGCCACAACGGTTTCTGCGCTGCTCCGAATTCGTGTATCTGCAATCCCGGCTACCACAGCTCCAATCTCACGGGCTCTTGCGAACCGGTCTGCGACGCCAAGTGCATCAACGGCTTCTGCGCTGCTCCAAATTCATGCGTTTGTCATTCCGGCTACCAGTCCTTCAATCTCACAAACATTTGTAAACCGATCTGCGATCCCAACTGCGAAAACGGTGTCTGTGAGCAGCCGAACGTGTGCAGCTGCAACCCAGGCTATCGCGCGTCCACAAAATTCGGACCGAATGTGTGCGAGCCCATCTGTCACCCGACCTGCGAGACAATCGGTATCTGCGAGGCGCCCAATATCTGCATCTGCAAACCCGGTTATCTAACCGTCCCCGACAATGGAGGAGATATTCCGTTTAAATGTGAGCCTATCTGCAACGATGACTGCAACGCCGGCAACTGCGTGGTTCCAGGAATTTGTGCGTGTTCCGTCGGTTATCGGAGGATAAAAACCGGTGAATGTGAACCGATCTGCGACATCAAGTGTGGCAACGGCACATGCGTCGCGCCCGAGACCTGCAAATGTGATAATGGATTTGTTCTGAGTTTAGAGCTTTCGGCGACAAAAAATACGACGGAGAGTAGATGCTTACCGAGCTGCGAGGGTTGCGAGAACGGTG from Cardiocondyla obscurior isolate alpha-2009 linkage group LG12, Cobs3.1, whole genome shotgun sequence encodes the following:
- the LOC139107080 gene encoding tenascin-like isoform X1, with product MHFLRFIFIFVVLHDGLINEALCMSPFIPGSLIPSKKNCSRLVSFLETMHVPYLETYREKTWGIFYKTRARWNYRIETRRSWRAENICCDGYKLETKFVHESLSLGPLFSEVQKTCEPICEPDCGNGTCVLPNVCSCYAGYAEHQDKIYFDKADFHQKNFGCVPVCLRSCVNGRCVAPEICGCNNGYQLSDDDHYTCKPICSSKCGKTATSYCLEPDHCVCLKGWRMSQSTDECEPICSRDCVNGICVSPDICYCKEGYELDPHDQFTCKPVCEDKCVYGKCTAPNVCTCDDGYSLATPSICEPICSEGCVNGVCIAPESCFCYPGYGFLENKYFCEPVCEKACLNGQCTKPDVCMCNNGFQLSGDETEQHICKPRCDMPCEPFGKCTAPNVCTCEEGYRLIDKTLNRTGSNESFTESSVCEPICEFECHNGFCAAPNSCICNPGYHSSNLTGSCEPVCDAKCINGFCAAPNSCVCHSGYQSFNLTNICKPICDPNCENGVCEQPNVCSCNPGYRASTKFGPNVCEPICHPTCETIGICEAPNICICKPGYLTVPDNGGDIPFKCEPICNDDCNAGNCVVPGICACSVGYRRIKTGECEPICDIKCGNGTCVAPETCKCDNGFVLSLELSATKNTTESRCLPSCEGCENGECEAPGECRCHVGFAKIEGTCVQFCQGGCGAHGACIEERRTCKCEYGWTGPHCDQPTLCVLILNGNYTKELTIIEEQNTTIKHVFTNNPACSECVSKVTNETLCFKMTVNDSKNVTQIGCLMNKECLALSSQYKDQGEIMKVTGGIVAGVLLLMAIVYLIFLILRQRRSRQADLDVVQTICRHSTSMQGLIGSNTNNS
- the LOC139107080 gene encoding tenascin-like isoform X2: MHVPYLETYREKTWGIFYKTRARWNYRIETRRSWRAENICCDGYKLETKFVHESLSLGPLFSEVQKTCEPICEPDCGNGTCVLPNVCSCYAGYAEHQDKIYFDKADFHQKNFGCVPVCLRSCVNGRCVAPEICGCNNGYQLSDDDHYTCKPICSSKCGKTATSYCLEPDHCVCLKGWRMSQSTDECEPICSRDCVNGICVSPDICYCKEGYELDPHDQFTCKPVCEDKCVYGKCTAPNVCTCDDGYSLATPSICEPICSEGCVNGVCIAPESCFCYPGYGFLENKYFCEPVCEKACLNGQCTKPDVCMCNNGFQLSGDETEQHICKPRCDMPCEPFGKCTAPNVCTCEEGYRLIDKTLNRTGSNESFTESSVCEPICEFECHNGFCAAPNSCICNPGYHSSNLTGSCEPVCDAKCINGFCAAPNSCVCHSGYQSFNLTNICKPICDPNCENGVCEQPNVCSCNPGYRASTKFGPNVCEPICHPTCETIGICEAPNICICKPGYLTVPDNGGDIPFKCEPICNDDCNAGNCVVPGICACSVGYRRIKTGECEPICDIKCGNGTCVAPETCKCDNGFVLSLELSATKNTTESRCLPSCEGCENGECEAPGECRCHVGFAKIEGTCVQFCQGGCGAHGACIEERRTCKCEYGWTGPHCDQPTLCVLILNGNYTKELTIIEEQNTTIKHVFTNNPACSECVSKVTNETLCFKMTVNDSKNVTQIGCLMNKECLALSSQYKDQGEIMKVTGGIVAGVLLLMAIVYLIFLILRQRRSRQADLDVVQTICRHSTSMQGLIGSNTNNS
- the LOC139107080 gene encoding tenascin-like isoform X3; translated protein: MFMCEVQKTCEPICEPDCGNGTCVLPNVCSCYAGYAEHQDKIYFDKADFHQKNFGCVPVCLRSCVNGRCVAPEICGCNNGYQLSDDDHYTCKPICSSKCGKTATSYCLEPDHCVCLKGWRMSQSTDECEPICSRDCVNGICVSPDICYCKEGYELDPHDQFTCKPVCEDKCVYGKCTAPNVCTCDDGYSLATPSICEPICSEGCVNGVCIAPESCFCYPGYGFLENKYFCEPVCEKACLNGQCTKPDVCMCNNGFQLSGDETEQHICKPRCDMPCEPFGKCTAPNVCTCEEGYRLIDKTLNRTGSNESFTESSVCEPICEFECHNGFCAAPNSCICNPGYHSSNLTGSCEPVCDAKCINGFCAAPNSCVCHSGYQSFNLTNICKPICDPNCENGVCEQPNVCSCNPGYRASTKFGPNVCEPICHPTCETIGICEAPNICICKPGYLTVPDNGGDIPFKCEPICNDDCNAGNCVVPGICACSVGYRRIKTGECEPICDIKCGNGTCVAPETCKCDNGFVLSLELSATKNTTESRCLPSCEGCENGECEAPGECRCHVGFAKIEGTCVQFCQGGCGAHGACIEERRTCKCEYGWTGPHCDQPTLCVLILNGNYTKELTIIEEQNTTIKHVFTNNPACSECVSKVTNETLCFKMTVNDSKNVTQIGCLMNKECLALSSQYKDQGEIMKVTGGIVAGVLLLMAIVYLIFLILRQRRSRQADLDVVQTICRHSTSMQGLIGSNTNNS